The Eriocheir sinensis breed Jianghai 21 unplaced genomic scaffold, ASM2467909v1 Scaffold463, whole genome shotgun sequence genomic interval catgtgttcttactcgtccttgtaatgaagttgagatgaagaaatgaagtttagaggagagataatggcctacgattcctcagttctaactcgtcctcgtaatgaagttgagaagaaggaattaagtttagaggagagaaaatggcttacgattcctctgttctaactcgtgcttgtaatgaagttgagaggaatgaatgaaatatagaagagagaaaatgacctacgactcctctgttctaactcgtgcttgtaatgaagttgagaggaaggaatgaaatatagaagagagaaaatgacctacaattcctctgttctaactcgtccttgtaatgaagttgagaggaaggaatgaagtttagaggagagaaaatggcgaacgattcctctgttctaactcgtccttgtaatgaagttgagaggaaggaatgaagtttagaggagagaaaatggcgaacgattcctctgttctaactcgtgcttgtaatgaagttgagatgaaggaatgacgtttagaggagagaaaatggccaACGATTCATgtgctttatattttgcttttattgaagttgagaaggaaacgaaggacaaCAAGTATACCACTGCAATTTTTACTGTGATGAATGTGGTTTGAGCATCAATTAAGAAATTTTTGGGAAGTTGAAGTAATgaacaattgtttttttttatttacttccatatggagacatgtttttttttcttgtcttgtatAATGAGTGTAATATTGGCGTATCACTGGCAACATTTTCACTAGAAGCTTTATAACAATGATACAAGTTTTATAACTCTTAATAAAACTTTATTAACcaattcttcgtgtgtgtgtgtgtgtgtgtgtgtgtgtgtgtgtgtgtgtgtgtgtgtgtgtgtgtgtgtgtgtgtgttcctacttacTTCTGTTACGTAGAAAGGTCTTTATAATCTTGAGTACATGTGGCCATATAATTGTTGCCTTTAAGGATCATAGTTGTATATTGAACATTTTGAAAGATTCCTCTGTTCCAgtaactcgtccttgtaatgaagttgagagaaggaatgaagtttagaggagagaatgGCCTGAACGATTCCTCTGTTCTGAACTCGTGCCCGTGATGAagatgagcctgaaccagttgtAGAGGAGAAAATGGTCAACGATTCCTgtgctttatattttgcttttattgacacacacacaggacacacacacaaggacacacaGTACACACACTGCAATTTTACTGTGACACGAAAGTGGTTTGAGCATCAATTAAGAAATTTTCTGAAGTTGAAGTAATGAACACAGCCTTGGCACGGGCACTTTCACTCAGGCCATATGGCACGGGcatggttcaggctcagtcttgTATAATGAGTGTAATATTGGCGTATCTGGCAACATTTTCACTAGAAGCTTTTATAACAATGATTCAAGATAACTCTTAATAaaacaggctctggcacgggcactggttcaggctcaggctctggcactgtgtgtgtgtgtgtgtgtgtgtgtgtgtgtgtgtgtgtgtgtgtgttcacttacTTCTGTCTGCACGGTAGAAAGGTCTTCTCAGGCTCTGGCTTACGGGCACTGGTTCGGAGAAAGCTCAAGCTCTAGCACTTTGAAGGCACCTGGTTCAGACTcaaggctctggcacaggcactggttcagagcTCAGGCTCTGCTTTGGCACTGgatttcaggctcaggctctggctgcGGAGCTGGTTCAGAGCTCAAACTCCTGCTTTGAGCACTGGTTCAGAGCtccaggctctggcacaggcactggttcagactcaggaGAGCTCTGCTTTTGGGCACTGGTTCAATGGCTCTGGCACGGagactggttcaggctcaggctcaggcacaggcactggtttcaggctcaggctcctggcacgggcactggttcaggctcaggctcctggcacgggcactggttcagactcaggctctggcacgggcactgggtgCAAactaaggctctggcacgggcactggttcaggcgcAAGAGCTCTGGCATGAGCACTATggttcagccttggaaatgtagCACAGGCTGGTTCagagctcaggctctggcacgggcatggCTGACTCAGGCTCACTTTGGAGGCACTAGTTCgggtcaggctctggcacaggcactggttcaggctcaggaagctctggcacgggcactgggttcaggctcaggctctggcacgggcactggttcaggctcagctcCGGCACGAGCACGCGGTTGGGCTCAGGCTCCTGGCTGCGGGCGCTGGTTCAGAGCCTCAGGCACCCAGGCACGAGGCACTGGTTCCAGGCTCAGGAGCtccctggcacgggcactggttcagactagGCTCTGGCACGGAACTGGTTCAGCCCTTGAGCTCTGCtttggcacaggcactggttcaggctcaggctctggcacgggcactgggttCAGGCTCAGGAGCTCTGGCACAGACTTTGGATCAGGCTCAGGCTCacagcacaggcactggttcagagctcaggctctggcacaggaaCTGGttccaggctcaggctctggcacgggcactggttcaggctcaggctctttgAGCACTACTtcaagctcaggctctggcacaggaaCTGGATTTCAGGAGTtccaggctctggcacaggcactgcgTTCAAGCTCAGAGCTCTGctgagcactggttcaggctcaggctctagcacaggagCACTGGATTCAGGCTCAGAGCTCCTGCTCTGAGCACGTTCAGAGCTCAAGCATAACTGAGCACTAGTTCAAGCTCAAACTCTAGCACAGGCACTAGTTCAGAGCTCAGGCTCATACAGTGGTTCAGAGTTCAAgagctctagcacaggcactagTTCAGGCTCAAACTCTTTGAGCACTAGTTCAAACTCCAAACCACTTTGAGCACTAGATTTTGAAACTCAGAGCTCTGCACAGAGCACTAGTTCAAACAAACTCTGCTTTGGCACTGGTTCAGAGCTCAgagctctagcacaggcactggttcaggctcagagctctagcacaggcactggttgagctcaggctctggcacgaggAACTGGTTCAgttcaggctctagcacaggcactgtggttcaggctcaggctctactttgagcactggctcaggctcaggctctagcccACTAATTtgggctcaggctctggcaccggGCACTGGTTCCAGGCtccaggctctggcacaggcactggttcaggctcaggctctgcttACGGGCACTGGTTCGGAGAAAGCTcaagctctagcacaggcactggttcagctcaagtggcacaggcactggttcaggctcaggctctgctttgagcactggttcagactcagaGCTCTGGCACAGGGCACTGGTTCAATATGAGCTCTGGCAcggagcactggttcaggctcaggctcaggcacgggcgctggttcaggctcagagctctggcacgggcactggttaaggctctggcacgggcactggtttgaGCTCTGTGCTTTGGGCACTGGTTCAgattcaggctctggcacgggcactggtgcaaactaaggctctggcacgggcactggattTCAGGCTTAAGAAGGCTGGCACtttgggcactggttcagacttaGGCTCCTAGCACAGGCACTGGATTGTCGCCAGAGCTCAGCACGGAGCACTGGTTGGCTCAGGCTCAGAGCTCTGGCACAGGGCACTGGGTTCAAACTCGAAGCTCTGTACtgaggcactggttcaggttcaaggctctggcacgggcactcatGGTTCAGGCTCAGGAAACACCAGCACAGGCACTAGTTCAGACTCAGGCTCCTAGCACAgagcactggttcagactcaggctctggcacgacaCTGGTGCAAACTAAAGGCCTGGCACAGGCTTTGAAAAGGTTCAGGCTCAGCTCTCTTTGAGCACTAGATTCAGAAAAGCTTGGAAGCTCAGAGCACAGAGCACTGGTTCGCTCAGAGCTCCACTTTGGCACAGGCACTAGTTCAGAGCTCAAACTCTTTGAGCACTAGTTcagttcaggctctggcacaggcactggttcgaAACTGGAAGCATCTGGCACAGAGCACTAGTTCCAACTCTGCTTTGGGGCCTGGTTCAAGCCAGCTCCAGCACGGGGAGGCACTGGttttaggctcaggctctggcacaggcactggttcaggctcaggcacaggcacaggcactggttcaggctcaggctctggcacggagcctggttcaggctaaggctctggCACAGGAACTGGTTCAGCCTTAGGCTCTAGCACGGAGCACTAAGTTCAAACTCGGAAGCTCTAGGCACGGAGCACTGTTCAAGGCTCAGAGCTCTGCTTTGGgaaacactggttcaggctcagggctCTGGCACTTTGGgcgcactggttcaggctcacgctctggcacagGCACAGAGTTCAGGAAGCTCAGGCCTCTGCTTTTGACACTGGATTCAGGAAGGCTCGGAAAtgagcacgggcactggttcagactcaggaAGGCTGGCtggagcactggttcaggctcagagctatggcacaggcactggttcaggctcaaacTATACTTTGAGCACTAGCTCAGAGCTCAAACTCTGCAGAGAGCACTGGTTCAGAGCTCCAGGCTCTGCTttgagcactggttcaggctaagaGCTCTGCTTTgacgctggttcaggctcagactcagacACAGGCACTGAGTTAAGGCTCacgctctagcacaggcactggttcggaggctcaggctctggcacgggcactggttcaggctcacgctctggcccggcactggttcaggctccaGAGCTCCTGGAGGCACTGGTTCAGGAATCACGCTGGccagggcactggttcaggctcaggctctcgct includes:
- the LOC126992439 gene encoding protein TsetseEP-like, encoding MSARARALNLNQCLKPEPEPVPVPEPGAWNQCPVPEPEPKLSRSSEPESSAPVLEPEPEPVLSRALSLNAVPVPEPGTPEIQFLSLNQCLCCEPEPDPKSVPELLSLNPVPVPEPEPEPVPVPKQSSRAEPVPARSQEPEPNRVLVPELSLNHAQKQSSPESEPVPVPEPGALNQCSKQEFEL